The Salinibaculum sp. SYNS191 genome has a window encoding:
- a CDS encoding ABC transporter ATP-binding protein encodes MIEARDLRKEYGDFAAVEGSTFAVDAGEVFGIIGPNGAGKTTTLKMLAGLLEPTAGSATVAGYDAEDTEMRKRLGFLPEESPLYEEMTPLSYLRFFADLYDVPRSVADDRIDETLSELDLEHRTRQLGDMSKGMKRKVAIARSLINDPDVLIYDEPASGLDPLTTNYIIQFTERLAEEGKTIVFSAHNLFHVESICDRVAIMNEGEIVAKGDLDALQREYGDTEYHVYTTVEVPDSVRENGQYRRVVESMDAVESVREAAEAAGGEVADIRTEESSLEEVFLNVAESGRRRSEA; translated from the coding sequence ATGATAGAGGCGCGTGACCTCCGCAAGGAGTACGGCGATTTCGCCGCAGTCGAGGGCAGCACCTTCGCCGTCGACGCCGGCGAGGTGTTCGGCATCATCGGCCCGAACGGGGCCGGCAAGACGACGACGCTGAAGATGCTCGCCGGCCTGCTCGAACCGACCGCCGGGTCCGCCACCGTCGCCGGCTACGACGCGGAGGACACCGAGATGCGAAAGCGCCTGGGCTTTCTGCCCGAGGAGTCCCCGCTGTACGAGGAGATGACCCCGCTGTCCTATCTTCGCTTCTTCGCCGACCTCTACGACGTGCCCCGCTCTGTGGCCGACGACCGAATCGACGAGACGCTCTCCGAACTCGACCTGGAACACCGCACGCGCCAACTCGGGGACATGTCGAAGGGGATGAAACGGAAGGTCGCTATCGCCCGGTCGCTCATCAACGACCCCGACGTGCTCATCTACGACGAGCCAGCGAGCGGGCTGGACCCGCTGACGACCAACTACATCATCCAGTTCACCGAGCGCCTCGCCGAGGAGGGCAAGACCATCGTCTTCAGCGCGCACAACCTCTTTCACGTCGAGTCCATCTGCGACCGCGTCGCCATCATGAACGAGGGCGAAATCGTCGCGAAGGGCGACCTCGACGCCCTCCAGCGCGAGTACGGCGACACCGAGTACCACGTCTACACGACCGTCGAGGTGCCCGACAGCGTCCGCGAGAACGGCCAGTACCGCCGCGTCGTCGAGAGCATGGACGCCGTCGAGTCCGTCCGCGAGGCGGCCGAGGCGGCGGGCGGAGAGGTTGCGGACATCCGGACCGAGGAGTCGAGTCTGGAGGAGGTGTTCCTGAACGTCGCGGAGTCGGGCCGCCGGCGGTCGGAGGCCTAG
- a CDS encoding SRPBCC family protein → MSRDIGIERTPDGRRLVVSRHVDADRDAAWDLLTDTERWPEWGPSVRAVDCDTRYIEGGTTGRVRIPGGVWVPFEITTCADYRWTWRVGRVPATGHRVEEDGDGCRVGFEIPVLAGGYAPVCVRALGKIEERLEGSETAG, encoded by the coding sequence ATGAGCCGGGACATCGGCATCGAGCGGACGCCGGACGGCAGACGACTGGTCGTCTCACGGCACGTCGACGCGGACCGGGATGCGGCGTGGGACCTGCTGACTGACACCGAGCGCTGGCCGGAGTGGGGACCGTCGGTGCGGGCCGTCGACTGCGACACCCGCTACATCGAGGGCGGGACCACCGGCCGCGTGCGGATTCCCGGCGGGGTCTGGGTCCCCTTCGAGATTACGACCTGCGCGGACTACCGGTGGACGTGGCGGGTCGGGCGGGTCCCGGCGACGGGTCACCGCGTCGAGGAGGACGGCGACGGCTGTCGGGTCGGGTTCGAGATACCGGTGCTGGCGGGCGGGTACGCGCCGGTCTGTGTGCGGGCGCTGGGGAAGATCGAGGAGAGACTAGAGGGGAGTGAGACCGCTGGGTGA
- a CDS encoding HVO_2901 family zinc finger protein yields the protein MPHTCRDCKRTFASELELELHQDNCSEGQLFCDDCGERFAERAATEDGWHYRCPNEDCDGKGIGEDIHKVTDVRLEVP from the coding sequence ATGCCACACACTTGCCGGGACTGCAAGCGAACATTTGCATCCGAACTCGAACTCGAACTCCATCAGGACAACTGCTCGGAAGGGCAGCTCTTCTGTGACGACTGTGGCGAGCGCTTCGCGGAACGAGCGGCCACGGAGGACGGCTGGCACTATCGCTGTCCGAACGAGGACTGCGACGGGAAAGGCATCGGCGAGGACATCCACAAAGTGACCGACGTACGTCTCGAAGTTCCCTGA
- the sucD gene encoding succinate--CoA ligase subunit alpha: MSVLVDEDTRVVVQGITGGEGRFHTEQMMEYGTNVVAGAVPGKGGQEVAGVPVYDTVARAADEEDADASVVFVPPAFAGDALFEAIDADVDLVVAITEGIPTQDVSRVYRRLNETDTYMIGPNCPGIITPGESKLGILPGNIFSSGNVGLVSRSGTLTYQVVDSLTDRGLGQSTAVGIGGDPIIGTDFIDALELFEEDPETHAIVMCGEIGGEDEEEAADYIGEYMDTPVVGFIAGRTAPPGKRMGHAGAIVSGSGTGTAASKIDALESVGVPVGDTPEEVTEHIEDIL, translated from the coding sequence ATGTCCGTGCTCGTCGACGAGGACACCCGCGTGGTCGTGCAGGGCATCACGGGCGGCGAGGGCCGCTTCCACACCGAGCAGATGATGGAGTACGGCACCAACGTCGTCGCCGGCGCGGTGCCGGGCAAGGGCGGCCAGGAGGTCGCCGGCGTCCCGGTCTACGACACCGTCGCGCGCGCGGCCGACGAGGAGGACGCGGACGCCTCGGTCGTCTTCGTCCCGCCGGCCTTCGCCGGCGACGCGCTGTTCGAGGCCATCGACGCCGACGTCGACCTCGTGGTCGCCATCACGGAGGGCATCCCGACCCAGGACGTCAGCCGCGTCTACCGCCGGCTGAACGAGACGGACACGTACATGATCGGGCCGAACTGTCCGGGCATCATCACGCCGGGCGAGTCCAAACTCGGCATCCTGCCGGGCAACATCTTCTCGTCGGGCAACGTCGGCCTGGTCTCCCGGTCGGGCACGCTGACCTACCAGGTCGTCGACAGCCTCACGGACCGCGGCCTGGGCCAGTCCACCGCCGTCGGCATCGGCGGCGACCCGATCATCGGGACGGACTTCATCGACGCGCTGGAACTGTTCGAGGAGGACCCCGAGACCCACGCCATCGTGATGTGCGGCGAAATCGGTGGCGAGGACGAGGAGGAGGCCGCCGACTACATCGGCGAGTACATGGACACGCCAGTCGTCGGCTTCATCGCCGGCCGTACCGCCCCGCCGGGCAAGCGCATGGGCCACGCGGGCGCTATCGTTTCCGGTTCGGGCACCGGCACCGCGGCCTCGAAGATCGACGCTCTGGAGAGCGTCGGCGTCCCCGTCGGTGACACCCCCGAGGAAGTCACCGAACACATCGAGGACATCCTGTAG
- the sucC gene encoding ADP-forming succinate--CoA ligase subunit beta gives MRLHEYQAKQVFAEAGIPTPASALASTVDEAVAAAEEVGYPCAIKAQVHVGGRGKAGGIKLVDDEDEAREAAEDIIGMDLKGYHVDRVLVEAAVDFVNELYVGVTMDRGEGKPVAMVSTRGGVNIEEVAEEDPDAIAREHIDPAFGMHPYQARKAVYDAGVDRDIAGDVASVLTTLYELWDEKDGSDAEINPLMVTSDDEVVAADAVMNIDGDSLFRHPDLAEMEEEAAEDELEAKANEYGFDYVRLEGNVGIIGNGAGLVMTTLDLVDYYGGKPANFLDIGGGAKAERVTNALDMVFSDENVDAVVFNIFGGITRGDEVAEGINTALEQFDEIPKPVVVRLAGTKAEEGMEILNTDLVQVEATLEDAVQATVALAEEVNE, from the coding sequence ATGAGACTCCACGAGTATCAGGCCAAGCAGGTCTTTGCGGAGGCCGGGATTCCGACACCGGCGTCGGCGCTCGCCTCGACGGTCGACGAGGCGGTCGCGGCCGCCGAGGAGGTCGGCTATCCGTGTGCGATCAAGGCGCAGGTACACGTCGGCGGACGTGGCAAGGCGGGCGGCATCAAACTCGTCGACGACGAGGACGAGGCGCGTGAGGCCGCCGAGGACATCATCGGGATGGACCTCAAGGGCTACCACGTCGACCGCGTGCTCGTCGAGGCGGCCGTCGACTTCGTCAACGAACTCTACGTCGGCGTCACGATGGACCGCGGCGAGGGCAAGCCCGTCGCCATGGTCTCGACCCGCGGCGGCGTCAACATCGAGGAGGTCGCCGAGGAGGACCCCGACGCCATCGCCCGCGAGCACATCGACCCCGCCTTCGGGATGCACCCCTACCAGGCCCGCAAGGCCGTCTACGACGCCGGCGTCGACCGCGACATCGCCGGCGACGTCGCGTCTGTTCTCACCACGCTCTACGAACTCTGGGACGAGAAGGACGGCAGCGACGCCGAGATCAACCCGCTGATGGTCACGAGCGACGACGAGGTCGTCGCGGCCGACGCCGTCATGAACATCGACGGCGACTCGCTGTTCCGACACCCGGACCTCGCGGAGATGGAGGAGGAGGCCGCCGAGGACGAACTCGAAGCCAAGGCAAACGAGTACGGCTTCGACTACGTCCGCCTGGAGGGCAACGTCGGCATCATCGGCAACGGGGCCGGCCTCGTGATGACGACGCTGGACCTCGTCGACTACTACGGCGGCAAGCCGGCGAACTTCCTCGACATCGGCGGCGGCGCGAAGGCCGAACGCGTCACGAACGCGCTCGACATGGTGTTCTCCGACGAGAACGTCGACGCGGTGGTCTTCAACATCTTCGGCGGCATCACCCGCGGTGACGAGGTGGCCGAGGGCATCAATACGGCACTCGAACAGTTCGACGAGATTCCGAAGCCGGTGGTCGTCCGACTCGCCGGCACGAAAGCGGAGGAAGGCATGGAGATTCTCAACACCGACCTCGTGCAGGTGGAGGCAACGCTCGAAGACGCCGTCCAGGCGACCGTCGCACTCGCCGAGGAGGTGAACGAATAA
- a CDS encoding SRPBCC family protein → MVSVSDSIRLEVDPATVFAYLDDPQGHVEVTPSLAGVENIQPLDGGGKRLDFTYSIAGVPLSGELLQTVYEPDERMAFEMSGQLNGTITVEMEPTDDGTRVTYTGEYEIPGKVLARVAEPFVRRYNEREVRTLLANLKTRLEDGDDWEW, encoded by the coding sequence ATGGTCAGCGTCTCCGACTCGATTCGCCTCGAGGTCGACCCGGCGACCGTCTTCGCGTACCTAGACGACCCACAGGGCCACGTCGAGGTCACGCCGAGCCTCGCCGGCGTCGAGAACATCCAGCCCCTCGACGGCGGCGGGAAGCGACTCGACTTCACCTACTCCATCGCCGGCGTCCCCCTCAGCGGCGAACTCCTCCAGACCGTCTACGAACCCGACGAACGGATGGCGTTCGAGATGTCCGGTCAGCTGAACGGGACGATAACGGTCGAGATGGAGCCGACAGACGACGGTACCCGGGTCACCTACACCGGCGAGTACGAGATTCCCGGCAAGGTGCTCGCCCGCGTCGCGGAGCCGTTCGTCCGGCGGTACAACGAACGCGAGGTCAGGACGCTGCTGGCGAACCTGAAGACGCGGCTGGAAGACGGCGACGACTGGGAGTGGTAG